In the genome of Haemorhous mexicanus isolate bHaeMex1 chromosome 22, bHaeMex1.pri, whole genome shotgun sequence, the window GATGCGAGTGGTGGGAGCCCCGAcactggggaaggggcaggctGGAGGGAAGCGCTGGTCCTGGGGGgggccaggcagctctgcaaggGGTTGGCGAAAGTGCCAGGCCAGGCAGGTTAGCTCTCCGAGGCTGTGTGGCACACAGAGTTCTGGTCAGCACAAAATCTCTTCAGAGGTGGCGCACCAGAGTCCTCATCCTCTTCAGTTACCTGCAAGAGCCAGAGGTCACAGGCAGTGACACCGAGCTACGCACGTCTAGACAAGGCTGTGTCACACCATGggggacagcccaggctgtcacTTATGCACAGGGCAccagggcaccaggaatggGAACGCACTCCAGCCCTGGAGACTGCCAGAACTGTCGTTTTCCCACACCCCCATATCCTTCCCTCACACTTCAACACTTGATCTGAACCAGGGGATAAAGACTAAAGATCAGGAAACCAGGAGGTCTTGGGAGCTCCCAGGGGGCACTTCCGGACTGCAGAGCAGGTCCATCCACCAAGATGCTTCTGCTACAAGAAGCAGCTACAGTGGTCAAAGGGCCAGTCTGGGTCCATGGACATTTAGAGAATGTCCACGAATACCCCTTCCCTTACCTGAGTCTCAAGGGGGACTGGCTCTTCCTTTGTGAGAGTGGGAGGCTCATCTGCCACTtctgaggaaggcagggagggctctggagAGAACAGGTAGGTCAACAAAAATGCAGACCCTGCACCCAGGTCAGTGCTGACCCAGGACTGAATACCTAGCAAAAGAAGTCCCCAATGCCCTGTCTGCTTCCAGTAGTGCCAAGACCACCCACCAGACCACCAACAGCCCTGGAGGGGCCTTCCCTGAGCCCACCCATCTGCCTCCTCCCTTCTCGGCCCAGCACCCACCTTCCAGGGTCTCCTGCCCCAGGGTAGGAGGCTGTGAATCGTCTGTGCGGAAGTCAGATGTGTGGGCAGGACTCATGGACTCACTCTGCTGAGGACTAGGGCTGGAGTTGGGACTGCTGTCCACCTTGAGCTGGTATACATCAGACAGGGAGCTCTGGTTGCTGTTCTCATCTGCAGAAACAGCACCTGGTGAAAAAGAGCACCTTGACGCAGGGTCAcaagcagcccagggcagcactgcaaGCTGGGGTCTTGCTAAGAAGGCAGAGCATGGTCAGAGAGTTAAACAGTGGATTCACTGTTCCACGTCAGCCTAAGGGCTGTCAGGCACAGGACTGAGTCCTCCAGGATACAGGGGGAATCACATACACAACTGGCCATGGGAGAGGGAATGTTTCTGCCCTGGGAATGAGAATGAGCACTGCCAAATCCCACGTCTGCAGCTCGGGAGGGCCCTGGGCAT includes:
- the BCL7B gene encoding B-cell CLL/lymphoma 7 protein family member B isoform X3, with product MTSRREKKWVTVGDTSLRIFKWVPVADSKEKEKSKSSSSTAREPNGFPADTSANSSLLLEFQGAVSADENSNQSSLSDVYQLKVDSSPNSSPSPQQSESMSPAHTSDFRTDDSQPPTLGQETLEEPSLPSSEVADEPPTLTKEEPVPLETQVTEEDEDSGAPPLKRFCADQNSVCHTASES
- the BCL7B gene encoding B-cell CLL/lymphoma 7 protein family member B isoform X2, with translation MSGRSVRAETRSRAKDDIKKVMAAIERVRRWEKKWVTVGDTSLRIFKWVPVADSKEKEKSKSSSSTAREPNGFPADTSANSSLLLEFQDENSNQSSLSDVYQLKVDSSPNSSPSPQQSESMSPAHTSDFRTDDSQPPTLGQETLEEPSLPSSEVADEPPTLTKEEPVPLETQVTEEDEDSGAPPLKRFCADQNSVCHTASES
- the BCL7B gene encoding B-cell CLL/lymphoma 7 protein family member B isoform X1 produces the protein MSGRSVRAETRSRAKDDIKKVMAAIERVRRWEKKWVTVGDTSLRIFKWVPVADSKEKEKSKSSSSTAREPNGFPADTSANSSLLLEFQGAVSADENSNQSSLSDVYQLKVDSSPNSSPSPQQSESMSPAHTSDFRTDDSQPPTLGQETLEEPSLPSSEVADEPPTLTKEEPVPLETQVTEEDEDSGAPPLKRFCADQNSVCHTASES